The DNA region AGTTTCTATGGTGGGTCTGGCTATTGTTGGGTTTGGAGTTCAACCCTTCCGTGGTAGTATCAGATCAGACAGGTTCTGGGTCTGGGCTGGTCCACTGAAGAGGCTTTGTCTATTTCTACCAGCGTCTGGATCATTTCCCCTATAGATCTCTTGTTGCCAGGCAGGGAGAGCCAGATATGTGCAGCTTTACATGATCAGGCCAAAAGCATTTCTGCAGGTCTTCACTGCATGGTCCTTAGCAGTTCACGTCACAGTTTAGCTTGAAGCAAAAGCATTTGAACAAGTTTTTGTCTATGTGAATTGCTGGAATTGGACATACTTTAAATCCCCCCCATGAAGGCCATTACTGTAGTAAAAAGCTTGGAAGCTAAGCATCTGGGCCCGTATtcacaaagagtctcagagtagaggGCTGATGTAGAATCAGTTTTGGATTTTAGCTCATAATGGATaacattacatggacagggggaacctgatcctggatcagcactcctacttggagatgctttatgaatactGGCCCAGGTCCCAAAAGAATCAGATCATGCCAATAAGGATTCTGTGTACTTTCTATTTCCTTGTACTGTTTGTATCTCAGACTGTTTAGTTAGTCTGAATCAGAGAAGCCTTGTGGAAACAGACCCTTTTACAAACGTTTTAATCAAAAGACGGAAATGTCCATTTGAACTCTGACTGTCCAATCGTCCAAAACATTAACAAGCAAATCCTTTTTCAAGACTGTTCTTAACTTAAACGGACTCGTCTGGCTAACTCAAGGTTAAATACATTTCATTAAAATGCTGGAGGTCACAGCTGAACTTACAGACTTGATGTACAtcacaaatggcaccatattccctatatagtgcacaacttttgaccagagagcCCTTTGGAACAAACCATTTGGGATACACAGCCACAGACCTCCTCTGTCTTGGAGAACTAGCAATGCCTACATCCCTCCCAGCTCGGCCCAAAATAAAAAAGCTTTCGAAATAAAACCCACAAACAAGGTTGCAGCTCAAGTGCAGATGTGAGGAAATCTCAAATGTTAAAAGGAGTTTTTGGGACAACCGTTGAAAGTTCTCTCATGTTCTCAAATGCTCTCACTTTTGATGTGCTTTGACATAACAAAAAGTACTAATGCATTTTAGAAACAGAAATCAGCAAGCCGGCAATCCTCCTGTGAACATGTTGTGAACAGTCTGTGACGAACATCTGGTGAACTCTGGTTAATGTTACACATGTACACAACACCAAACTGCTACTTTCATTATAGTATTTCTCAACAGCATCTTTATAATGTTTATCTTTTAGGCTTATGTGCCTAAGTGAACTTAATCTGTGTTTTTCTCTTCCAAATCACCACTGAATGAATTCTGGGATAGTGGTGTAATTTGAGGGGTCTGTATCGCCATGGTGACTGAAGTTTGAAAACAGGAACAGGAAGTTAATGAGAATGACCTCCAACCCCTCAGGATGTCCCCCCACTGATTCCCTGTGATAGGATGGATTACCATCAGCAACCATTACACTGAGCCGCTgtcacgcaggcaggcaggcaggcaggcaggcaggcaggcaggcactcaggcaggcaggcaggcaggccggcAAGCATACACACTGTGAGGTTGACCATGCGGTTGGATTGGAACAGTGAGGATGCAGATGAGgaagatgtgtttgtgtgtttttgctTTTTAATTGCAGGtgaagaattattattattatagccgGTGACTGTAGAAGAAGttacaaaaacacacaaacaggaCGATGAACTAAAAGCCTCATCAACTCAAACGAAAAGCCAGGCTTCAATCATTCCTGTACCCGGTAGCACAccaaccctgtctgtctctgtctgtgtcttcaaTACCAATACCCATCATGCATCTGACCAATGGGAAGAAGCCCTTTCACATCCTGTTCAATTAACATTCAACAGCATGAGTTTACATATAAACATCTTGGGATGCTACACACACACGTGAATAACCTTAAACACACCTATAAATAACAGTGTAACCATGCTTTAGCATCAATACAATCTGGGGTATGAAAAAAGTAAAAGTACGTCCACCCGAGATAAGAAACTTCTGCTATCCCCAGACACTGACTTGATATACTGTAAAGCATGTCTTTACATTATGTGAAAGAGATCATAGGACAAtcgccacactcacacacacacttacacacacacacacacacttacacactcacacttacacacacacacttacacagtcaaacacacacacacacacactcacacacacacttacacactcacacacacacttacacacacacacacacacacacttacacactcacacacacacttacacactcacacacatgtacacactcccacacacacttacacactcacacacacacacacgtacacactcccacacacacttacacacacactcacacacacacttacacactcacacacagttaaTTGGTCAGACACTGTGTTCCTATTGTGACATGGTTGCCTTGACcctggcagaggagaggagcaggtgtGTTCTTACTTCATAGCAACTAGACTTGCCGGAGACAAGCAATGGGAAGACTCAGATTCACAGAATCTGGTTTGCTGTGTAATATTGCAAACATGTAACTAACAGAATACGTTATAATAACACTATAAATGCATCTTTTCACAAACTCACGTCGAATCTAGACTTTTGTCGAATTGCAGCAAACGTCAGATTGCGAATAGCACTGTGTCATAGTCCTCCTCCACTGATATGACTATACTTATATAACTAATGCTGACTGAGAACGGGGTTATTTTAAAGCCCTTTGCAGAGGTGTGAAGCGATTTATTAAGGATCGTATTCACTTAAATAAATAGAGGGCTTCCCAGCAGTGCCCAGCGCTGACAATGGGCATCTGGGGGCCTTGATGCGGAGCGGAGGAGCATTGGGGCGGAGGGGAGGGGCCTTGGGGTGGAGCGGAGGAGCATTGTTCAAAGTTTTGGTAAAGGGTGTATAGTCTCACAGTCTCACTAACCTACTTCCTGTTCTCTTTCTGATCCCTCAGCCCTTTTAATAGTTAGTCCCCCATCAAAACCTTTTCCATTTCCCTGTTGTAACGTGCCAGGCCCTTTCCCAGCGAAcgaggtgtgtgtgatagggatGGGGAACGCTGCTGCCACACCTCTGTCTCCTGAATCCGACACCAACAAGGTTCTCAGTAAAGGGAGGGAACAGGGAtatcccctcccacacacacacacacacacacacacgcacgcacccgcacgcacgcacgcacacacacgcacgcacacgcacgcacgcgcacgcacgcacgcatgcacacacacacacacacacacacatacacgcacgcacacgcatgcacgcacgcacacacacgcacgcacgcacgcacacacacacacgcacacacacgcacgcacgcacgcacacacacacacacttattctcCAACAAAAGTACAATGGGTCAATCAAGAATGACAACTCAACTCAAGTCAGACAGTATATCTGTCACTCATATCGAGGAACTTCACACCACGCCTCTGGGAAAGGGCCAGGAGTTTCCTGTTTTCCTATTTTCATTTGTACCTTGTAAAAGGAGTATGGAATGAATTTAAAAGCGGTTTGAAAAACAATACTCTGCAATGGATTCGCTTTTGAAACGAGTACTTCTGAAGAGCGGGTCAAGTCGTTTGTGTCTTGGCTGTACTTTTCATAGTCCTGATCTTCTTTAGAGAGACCAGCAGggttatagcctggtcccagatcagtttgtgctctTGTGTACTCCATTGTTGTCATTGTCATGACAATGAGTGACAGGCAGTTGGCATAATAGCACAAGCAGACTGGAACTCAGGCTAGCATGAATATATAGGGTTATACTGTATCTGACTATCACACTTTTGGTATTAGTgtacatcccaaattgcaccccccccccaatgtagtgcactacaggtcAAAAGTACTGCGCTATATTggaaatagggtgcaatttgggataaaCACTTAGGGTTCACCCAGGGCTACAGATGACATCAGGACTTACCTACAACTGTATCACTTCACATTTAATCAATGTTTTGTTACCCTCCAGTAACATTACCCTCCAGTTACATTACCCTCCAGTAACATTACCCTACAGTAACATTTCCCTCCAGTTACATTACCCTCCAGTAACCATACCCTCCAGTAACATTACCCTCCAGTAACATTGCCCTCCAGTAACATTACCATACCGTAGCATTACCCTCCAGTTACATTACCATCCAGTTACATTACCCTCCAGTGACATTACCCTCCAGtaacagtaccatacagtagcatTACCCTCCAGTTACATTACCCTCTGGTTACATTACCATCCAATTACATTACCCTCCAGCTACATTACCCTCCAGTAACGATACCCTCCGGTAACATTACCATACAGTAGCATTACCCTCCAGTTACATTACCCTCCAGTTACATTATCATCCAGTTACATTACCATCTAGTAGCATTACCCTCCAGTTACATTGCCCTCCAGTTACATTACCCTCCAGTTACATTACCATCCAGTAACATTACCCTCCAGTTACATTACCATCCAGTAACAATACCATACAGTAACATTGTCATGCAGTTACATTGCCCTGCAGTTACATTACCCTGAAGTTACATTACCCTGAAgttacattaccctgcagttaCATTACCCTCCAGTAACATTACTCTCCTGTTCCGGTGTCAGGGTGAtgcaacacactctctctctctctcccttcctctctatatctctctcccttcctctctctctcccttcctctctatttctctccccctctgcctctctctctctcccttcctctctatctctctccccctctgcctctctctctccattcctctctatctctccccctctgcctatctctcccttcctctctgtctctcccttcctcttgatctctcaccctctgcctctttctctctcccatcctctctctctctctctccctttctctcagcaTAGCATTCCATGCGTGTGCCATTCCAGTGTAGTTAGTGTTAGCGCTCTGGAGGCGACAATGTGTTGTAGCGGGTGGCCCCACAGTGACGCAACCCAATGATTTTATTATCTGCTCTGGTGTTGAAGGGACGCTAAGCAACGTGAACACACACTATAAATACAACTACCCCTCCACTGTCCAGCCCCCTCCCACTAACCCACTGTCCAGCCCCCTCCCACTAACCCACTGTCCAGCCCCCTCCCACTAACCCACTGTCCAGCCCCCTCCCACTAACCCATTGTCCAGCCTCCTCCCACTAACCCACTGTCCAGCCCCCTCCCACTAACCCATTGTCCAGCCCCCTCCCACTAACCCAATGTCCAGCCTCCTCCCACTAACCCACTGTCCAGCCCCTCCCACTAACCCATTGTCCAGCCCCGTCCCACTAACCCCACTGTCCAGCCCCTCCCACTAACCCACTGTCCAGCCCCCTCCCACTAACCCATTGTCCAGCCCCCTCCCACTAACCCATTGTCCAGCCTCCTCCCACTAACCCACTGTCCAGCCCCTCCCACTCCCCCACTGTCCAGCACCCTCCCATTCCCCCACTGTCCAGCCTCCTTCCACTCCACCACTGTCCAGCCCCCTCCTCTACCATCCAGCCCCCTTCCACTCCCCCCACtgtccaccccccaccccactgTCCGGCCCTCTTCCACTCCCCCCACTGTccagtcccctccctcccactccctcactgtccagccccctcccctcccccactgtCCAGCCCTCCCACTTCCCCACTGtccagcctcccctctcccccactgtccAGACCCCTCCCACTACCCCACTGTCCAGGCCCCTTCCCCACTGTCCAGCCACCTCCCACTCCCCCACTGTCCAGTGCCCTCCCACTCCCCCACTGTCCAGTCCCTTCCCACTCCCCCACTTCCCCACTTTCCAGCCCCTCCCCCAATGTCCAGCCCCCTTCCACTCCCCTACTGTCCAGTCCCCTCCCAGTTCCCCACTGTCCAgcccctcctcccctactgtccaGCCCCTTTCCCCTCCCCACTGTCCAGCGCCCTCCCCCACTGTCCAGTCCTCCCACTACCCCACTGTCCAGTCCCCTTCCCCACTGTCCAGCCACCTCCCACTCCCCCACTATCCAGTGCCCTCCCACTCCCCCACTGTCCAGTCCCCTCCCACTTCCCCACTGTCCAGCCCCTCCCCCACTGTCCAGCCCCTTCCACTCCCCTACTGTCCAGCTTcttcctctcccccactgtccaGCCCCCTCTCCCAATGTCCAGTCCCCTTCCACTCCCCCACTGTCAAGCCCCCTCCCCACTATCCAGCGCCCTCCCACTACCCCACTGTCCAGCTCCATCCCCTTCCCCCACTGCCCAGCCCCTCCCAACTGTCCAACCACTCCAATCCCCCTCTGTCCAGCCCAGTCCAACCCCCCTCTGTCCAGCCCCCTTCCACTCCCACTCTGTCCAGCCCACTCCAACCCCCCTCTGTCCAGCCCACTCCAACCCCCTCTGTCCAGCCCCTTCCACTCCCACTCTGTCCAGCCCACTCCAACCCCCTCTGTCCAGCCCCCTTCCACTCCCACTCTGTCCAGCCCACTCCAACCCCCTCTGTCCAGCCCCTCCCCCACTGTCCAGCCCCCTTCCACTCCCCTACTGTCCAGCTTCTTCCCACTCCCCCACTGTCCAGCCCCTCTCCCAATGTCCAGTCCCCTTCCACTCCCCCACTGTCAAGCCCCCTCCCCACTATCCAGCGCCCTCCCACTACCCCACTGTCCAGCTCCATCCCCTTCCCCCACCGCCCAGCCCCCTCCCAACTGTCCAACCCACTCCAATCCCCCTCTGTCCAGCCCAGTCCAACCCCCTCTGTCCAGCCCCTTCCACTCCCACTCTGTCCAGCCCACTCCAACCCCCCTCTGTCCAGCCCCTTCCACTCCCACTCTGTCCAGCCCACTCCACCCCCTGTCCAGCCCCCCTTCCACTCCCACTCTGTCCAGCCCACTCCAACCCCCTCTGTCCAGCCCCCTTCCACTCCCACTCTGTCCAGCCCACTCAAACCCCCCTGTCCAGCCCCTTCCACTCCCACTCTGTCCAGCTCCCTTCCACTCCCACTCTGTCCAGCCCACTCCAACCCCCCTCTGTCCAGCCCCTTCCACTCCCACTCTGTCCAGCCCAATCtaaccctccctctgtccagccCCCTTCCACTCCCCCTGTCCAGCCCCCTTCCACCCCCTCTGTCCAGCCCACTCCAACCCCCCTCTGTCCAGCCCACTCCAACCCCCTCTGTCCAGCCCCTTCCCCTACTTTCCAGAAGGGATATCCAAAAAAAGGGATAtccaaataaaatatgatttgattggTTAAAGGATTGATTGATTATTGGCACGTTGATTTTGTGTTTATTGGCACAAATATTCCAAATATATGTCAATGGATATGTCATAAATAACATGAAAATACAACTTAACCAGAGTACAATGCTATATTTGTTAACAATTTTCAATTGACCCACTCCCCA from Oncorhynchus nerka isolate Pitt River linkage group LG16, Oner_Uvic_2.0, whole genome shotgun sequence includes:
- the LOC115144507 gene encoding uncharacterized protein LOC115144507 yields the protein MFGMLWINVYDSVFHFPPTPSNFAQPLKRTPSHSPTVQPPSTPPLSSPLLYHPAPFHSPHCPPPTPLSGPLPLPPLSSPLPPTPSLSSPLPSPTVQPSHFPTVQPPLSPTVQTPPTTPLSRPLPHCPATSHSPTVQCPPTPPLSSPFPLPHFPTFQPLPQCPAPFHSPTVQSPPSSPLSSPSSPTVQPLSPPHCPAPSPTVQSSHYPTVQSPSPLSSHLPLPHYPVPSHSPTVQSPPTSPLSSPSPTVQPLPLPYCPASSSPPLSSPLSQCPVPFHSPTVKPPPHYPAPSHYPTVQLHPLPPLPSPSQLSNHSNPPLSSPVQPPSVQPPSTPTLSSPLQPPSVQPTPTPSVQPLPLPLCPAHSNPLCPAPFHSHSVQPTPTPSVQPLPHCPAPFHSPTVQLLPTPPLSSPSPNVQSPSTPPLSSPLPTIQRPPTTPLSSSIPFPHRPAPSQLSNPLQSPSVQPSPTPSVQPLPLPLCPAHSNPPLSSPFHSHSVQPTPPPVQPPFHSHSVQPTPTPSVQPPSTPTLSSPLKPPYPFHSLSAQPSPTSLCPAPHCPAPSHSPTVQPPPHCPAPPTSPLSSPSNPPSVQPPTLPSSHSYFPTVQPTPTPSLSSTLPLPHCPAHSTPTVPAPPTPPLTNPPTLQPLPLPHCPAPCHSPLSSPSHSPTVQPLPLTHCPAPPTSPLSSPFPLPSPFHSPSTTFQPFPLPYCPTPPPLSSSPHSPLSSPSHSPTVQPLPLTHCPAPSDSPTV